TCTAAAAGCCAAGAAAACCACAAAGTTCATTTTCAGTTTAGGTTGTAATAGCATTATTCAATATGCCAAAATTTAGAACCTTTCAACCAACCATAAGCTTCTACTTTGGGTTGTAGAGTGCTGAAACCAACGAACTAATTATTTTTGTGCATTAAAAATAGATCGAGCTTATGTTACTATATTAGTTTTCTAGAAATCTCTGGAAAATAGTAGAACATTGAGCAACATAAAACTATATATAAGAAAAACCTGGGACAGAATTCTGCATCTGCTTGAATCAATTTTGTATGTCTTCTCATGGTTCATGTAGTTAAGCTTGAGCCATTCATTTAAATTTGAGCAAAATTTGAGTTGCCCAAGAACAACTCATCTAATAGATTCAGCGAGAGTAGAAGATTCCTTGAGGTTTGGGGCCACAAATCTATCCCTTAGATTTGGTATACGCAGAATGAGAGATGAGAGCGATTCTTTCAAATTAGCTAACTTATAATTGCTCATTTTTCCAAAACATTTCAAATAACTATTTTAATGATGTTATCCAATATTGATTGCAGCTGCCTTTTCCCATCTTGTAGTTCTAATGGCATCTAAGAActttattatcatcatcatcttatttttatcattttcaaccTAAGTGATATTTATCAGAAAACATCAAGCTGTTAATGGGAGTTGATTTTTATCTTAATGGAGCAGTAATTGTAAATGGTAGGCTCCTGTCATTTACAAGGTACTCTATTGTTTTGCACTGTTGAATATGGGGCATCGCCGAAGGAGTGCCTTTGAGGTATTAGCCAGTCTTGATGTTGGCTAATATAATTCACTGATATAGAAGGCATGGTAGCAGAGAGTTAATAGTAGAGGCATCTATTGCATGTTATGGACTTGTTCTCTGGTAAGTGCTACTGTAAGTCAAAAGTCTTAAGTACTTTCATGTTGATCACCATTTTTTGCACTTTCATAAGGTTTTTTACTGGATTGACGCTGTATAGGCAAACAGTTTGCTATGCTTTTACTAGCTATCAAGTAATCTTTCAATAGCAACAATTCTTGCTAAATCATTGTTGTTTTAAGCATGCAGTGTTTGATGTACGGACATGCAGGAGAAACCTGCCTAGTGACACCGTGATCCATTAGACCTTTCCTCTAGATTTAGGCTGAGCCTTGTCAAGTTTTTCCAACATGTTTACCTCTGATTTGAGTCAACTTTTAGATGCTATTCTAGTCTTAGCCAATCACCATGTGGAGCTGGTGGCTGGTGTAACACCAACCTCTTTGATGTAAGGGCAGTATTTTGTTCTCTCGAAGTGAACAGGTGGAATTTTTTCATGCCTTCTGTGATGCAATTCACAGAAGATATCTTTTCATTttcccctcttttcttcttcttgttgttgtttgTTGTGATGTAACCAAGACAGGTGCAGTTGGTGCAATCATGATTTCAATCTTGAGAGCTTGCCTGCATCACTTGGCAGGCAATGAGGCCAAGGagcttcttaaacaagattAAGGCTTGGTCATTGAGCTAAGCAGTTTATTGTACTAGGTTTCTGTAGGCCAATGTCATGACAAGAGCTTTTCATTTTTAATATTAGCTTGGGTTGGGTGCAGATCATTTGGCAGTCAGTCTGAATCCAATCCAGAAACATAGAAAGTCATCTAGTTCGATCCGATAATCAAATGAATAGAGTTGTTAAAAGTGATTCTCAGAGTCATCCAAATGCAAATAACTGAATCCAGTAACTGTCCTGCCAATGCTTGACATGTGAGGGAAAAGCATCAATGACTATGACGAGAGATCGAGGAAGCATTAATGATTATAATCTTTTAgctaataatttatttttttttgattttttcagAAAAGGGGAAGGGATTTATAAAACCTCACCTAAATGTAGGTGGGACTCAAACCTAGATCAGTACCTTACTGACTATTAGTTGGCAACTGCGATGCGATGCAGCTCTCATAAACAGATAGATGACCATAATGGCCCATATATACAAATCAAATTTAAATGCTGAACCGTGAACCCAGATTATCTTGTAAGAAATTAAATTGTTGATCTTGAGAGCCATGGCTGTGCCATGTCAtactttttttctgaaaaaaagaaattggaATTCTGCAGCGCTATTTAAAGTATAAGCTAGTATTGCAGTCTCATAAATTTTATATTGCGCATGAAATGTTGAATTGGAGATATATGTTTGCTGGTAGGAATAGACCTATGTAGTATATGTATGTAGTCTCCAATTTGCagctttcaaattttttttttttataatttcctttttttttggtaggaaCATGATAAAATAATGTTAATTGCATGGGGTATAAAGCGCTGAAAAGAGAAATTATATATGCATGGCAATTAAGTTCAAGATGGgtgtataaaagaaaattatatgattGCTTACTTGATCTCCTTGTTTAGGTTGAGTTCTGATATATGTTGGTGAGATGGAATTAACTTGCACCAAGCTAGGCCAATAAGCATGGACTTGGCTGAGCAAGGTTCAAGTCTGGGACCCATGCAAGAGGAGAAACATTTATTGGAGGTCCCACGTACATGGATGGGTTAACTGCTCTGACATCCTGGTGGAGGATCCAGTGTTGCATCCCTCTCCTTTTCTAGCACTTTTGTCCCTATGAAAGGTACTCTTTGTTCTTTTGCCTGTTTCTACCATTCACCTGTCCCTATAAGGGTAGCAAGTTTTAGATATTCCCACAACTGAtaatttttgttatcatcatcgTTTATGAGGAGATGGCATTGGATTCTGTAGAAAGCCGAGCAATAATTGAAAGGATATTTTAGGAACACTCTCCTGCCTTCAATAATTTGAAAGTGCCTATCGATCTCTCCGCATCTTTCCTCAACTTATCTTCTGATGCCCGTCACATACTAGTTCTTGATGCACATATCTTTTTTATGAAGATGGATTTGATCATCATGGTTTGTAGATGCCTTGCAGTATGAAGAGTTCGCCTTAGAGCTTGTCGACAGCCATTGCGAAGGTAGGCATGTAGACAAATAACTTGGATCTACAATTTTAAAATAATccaaaaaatataatcaatgtcttttatattcattttttattctttctaatTAATTGTTAACAAAGTAGTTGCGAATGAAAGTAACCTCTACTGTGCAAAAACCAAGTTTATAAGGGCTTAAATATAATCCATTTTATGTTAGCAAAAACTATAGAGTGTGATTCCTCAACCTCATGATTTCTGATTAACCAACTTCTCATATTTTCGGCAaactatttaattaattaaaaaaataaaatttttattttatgttttgaAATGTATATTTTGTCAAAGGTCCTTGGTAATATGATGCATCATACGTTTCGCTATAACTTAATAATTAAAACTTCTTATTCCTATCTGTTCGAATCATGTTTTCATTACTTACTAAAtgctttaaaattaaaatgcacTTTGTTATACACATCTTATCTTGTTTTCAAACAATTAATGATTTCTAACAAGCCACAATTACTATGCAGGTTTTGCATTGCATTGTTTCGGAAATGCAGTCGAGCAAATTAAGCTGCATAATCTTAAGGTTGTTCTAGCTCCTTACAGGCTTGTCTATCCTTCTACAGAAATTTCAATAATTTGAGGGAATACTCTTAATGCTGAGGGTTGATATGGTCAGACTGGCAAATAAGACCAGCGAACAACCCATGAGAGTTTCCTAAGCATTCCCTTGTCTGCTTCCATTTCCAGCTCATCAACCTCGCTGTTGTTGGCTAGTCCATCTCAACATCCCACATGGACATTGGTGCCTCGCCGGCCCCtcgctctcttcttctcctctctcataCCATCCATCTATTCTttcctccaaaaaaaatatcacaTCCCACCAAACAAATCTTCCCACATCTACAAAAACCCCACTATTGTTTCCCTCTCCTTGCAAGCCTTCCTTGCCTCCCCTCTCTCCTTTCTTCAGCAACCTCTTCTATCCTCCTTTCCTCCATCTATCTTTTTCCAGTTCCATTTCCTCCACTCCATTGCACTCATCCTTATCTAATATTCATCACTCATCTGTTCCAATTCACTTGCACCACCTTGAAACCAAGCATAAAAAACCATGAGGGAAATCCTCCACATCCAGGCAGGGCAGTGCGGCAACCAGATCGGCAGCAAGTTCTGGGAGGTGGTCTGCGACGAGCACGGCATCGACAAGAAGGGCATCTACGCCGGCAACTCCCCCCACCAGCTGGAGCGGGTGAACGTTTACTACAACGAAGCCAGCGGCGGGCGGTACGTGCCGCGGGCTGTGCTCATGGATCTCGAACCTGGGACGATGGACGCGCTCCGCACCGGCCCCTACGGCAAGATCTTCCGCCCGGACAACTTCGTCTTCGGCCAGTCCGGCGCCGGCAACAACTGGGCCAAGGGCCACTACACCGAGGGCGCCGAGCTCATCGACTCCGTCCTCGATGTCGTCCGCAAGGAGGCCGAGAACTGTGATTGCCTccaaggtatatatatatatatatatataattccaAGGAAACTGGAAATGTTCGGTAAGAGActcatgatatatatatatgtatgtacaggGTTTCAGGTGTGTCACTCACTGGGAGGGGGGACTGGATCGGGGATGGGGACGCTGCTGATATCCAAGATCAGAGAGGAGTATCCTGACAGGATGATGCTGACGTTCTCGGTGTTTCCGTCGCCGAAGGTTTCCGACACGGTGGTGGAGCCGTACAACGCGACGCTGTCGGTGCACCAGCTGGTGGAGAACGCCGACGAGTGCATGGTGCTCGACAACGAAGCGTTGTATGATATCTGCTTCAGGACCCTCAAGCTCACCAACCCCAGCTGTAAGTGCCTTCTGTATCTTGTCACGGCGATTTATATTCTAAGTTGGTACCCTTTGCTCAATCTCGATCTAATCTTGGCTTCGAATGGCTATGGATATGCTTTTAGGTTCAGCAATTAATAGCCAAAATTGTGTGGGACATGTAAACTCACTAACGGACTCGGATCTGGACTGCTAAAACACAATTTGACCCACTTACGTggggcttaccaacaaaaatCTTGGACAACTAATCTAAATATTTGTTCCAaaatctagatttttttttggtttgccATTTGATAGTAATGAATTATTTCATCGTGACCATTAAAAGCTCACGACGTGTTTGCATATTATTATTGGCATGCAGTCGGGGACCTGAACCACCTCATCTCGACGACGATGAGCGGCGTGACGTGCTGCCTCCGGTTCCCGGGGCAGCTGAACTCGGATCTCCGAAAGCTGGCGGTCAACCTGATCCCCTTCCCCCGGCTCCACTTCTTCATGGTGGGCTTCACCCCCCTGACCTCCCGGGGCTCCCAGCAGTACCGCGCCCTCACCATCCCGGAGCTCACCCAGCAGATGTGGGACGCCCGCAACATGATGTGCGCCGCCGACCCCCGCCACGGCCGCTACCTCACCGCCTCCGCCATGTTCCGCGGCCGCATGAGCACCAAGGAGGTCGACGAGCAGATGATCGCCGTCCAGAACAAGAACTCCTCCTACTTCGTCGAGTGGATCCCCAACAACGTCAAGTCCAGCGTCTGCGACGTACCCCCCGCCGGCATGACCATGTCCGCCACCTTCATGGGGAATTCCACGTCCATCCAGGAGATGTTCAAACGTGTCTCGGAGCAGTTCACCGTCATGTTCCGGCGGAAGGCCTTCCTGCATTGGTACACAGGCGAAGGAATGGATGAGATGGAGTTCACCGAGGCGGAGAGCAACATGAACGACCTGGTCTCCGAGTACCAGCAGTATCAGGATGCAGCGGCCGACGAGGAGGATCTCGGGGCGGAGGAGCTGGAGGAGGATTAAGGAACTTTGCAATGTGATCTGGAAGGAAGTCTGCTGTTGGTTTATCCAATCTCTCTGTTATATATATGTTGTGTGGTTTGTTTTGGTGTCAATTGTTGTGATTTATTTCTCTCTTGCGAACCTTAATTTGTTCTGTATGTAAGTATACTATGTGAAATTGAAGTCCGAGTGTTCAAATAAATGTTTGGCAGTGCATGCCAGAAATAAATCAAGAACGGGTTGGAGCTTTGACCATGTTTAGCTTGAGGTTTTTATTTGTTGGATTAGATCCTACATAGCAGGGTCTTGggatataattatttttctcgTTGTAAATTGCACCAATAAAGAGTATGTAAGATATCCAAAAGCTTAATAAAGTATAATTTAATAATTGTAAGAAAGTTTGTATTGAATTAGAATGAGTACAATCAGGAGGGTGGATCGGGTTGGATTTTGCAAAATAGGCCATAGTTTTGAGTTACAATTTAGGAGCCAATTAAAGAGCAAGTTTGGATTTGGTAATTGAAATCAATTGTCTCGTGTATAATAAATGGCATGGTCCTAAATTGACCTGACCTGAAATCGACCCAAAAAGTAGGTAGAATTTATCCTATTGTGAGCATAAAGCCGAAATCATTCAGTGTAAAAGGTAATACAACTTTACTATATGAACATTTCTAAAAATGTTGCGCCTTGAAAAGATTACTGAAAACAGCACAGAGTCTACACCTTCAGTATCTCTCTGGCATTTGAACCGGACCCCATGAACACCAATAAAATAGTACCATTCACTTGGCCAACCTAGCTTGGTCTTTTTCTCTTAATATATGGCTTGTCAAGTTGGGTAAGGTTAAATTCAGGCATAACCCATTTACAATCAGGTTGAAATGAGTAAACCCATAACCAACTTTCAATGCCTCACTTATCAATTATATATCctagtaaaaataaaataaaattggcAATAAATAGGAGATTTAGGTtcaatatccaaaaaaaaaggtggaGAAGAGGAGTAAAAAAACTTCCAATagagaagaaaatgataaaCATTTAATACACTATTCTCttcacttctttttttattatcttatttttggATAATCAATTATGCAACCTTTTTGCAAACATTTAAATTAATCCTTAGCCAAGCCATAAGATATGGTACGATTACTGCCATGCTAGAGGTTTGTGAGTGGATCTTATGTTTATAAAATCTATGATAACTCATTAGATCGGAAGGGCCTAAGCTAGCCATACATGaccatttataataaagttGGTTTTAAGCTATTGGATAAATCCAATTATAAGAAATTGTCACCCAAATCTATTTATTTTGAGAGAGCTTAGTTCAAACTGGCATATGTAAATCCAAGGGTCTAACCATTTATGTACATTGGCTAGTTATGTGCGAATATTTGGTGCCGCATAGTTTGTCCATTACCTAGTACTAGATACTGTTATATTGAATTATGTAACTTGGAATTCAAACGGGTCCATAGCTCAGTGGTAGAGCATTTGACTGCAGATCAAGAGGTCACCGGTTCGAACCCGGTTGGGCCCTTATTTTACCAAAATTTTTGGATATTTtatgttttcttatttttgaattttaaatataattttaacatTTTCTATTTATAGTCATTAAATTTcttatatattaaattatattctattagaatttttttattgGTAAATTCGGATTCGGAAGTTAGAGACTCAAGAGGTTGCTTGCCTGTGACtggttctatttttcttttattttttaaatttaatttttttatacatTTGTTTCTAGTATGAATATATATGACCATGATAGTGCTTTTTTCCATCGGAATACAACGGTgcctattttttttctattagaaATTTCGAAATTCTAAAAATTCTACTTTTGGATATTAAATTGAAGAACGTTATTTAAtatctaaaataataataacaaaaagattaaaattctAAGTGGCCTAAAAAGTGGTGAGaatcgtttgaatccttgttctcCCTCTTTATCTCCTCCCCCTTTCTCGCTCTGTCGGTAGCCATGGTGGCGGAGCAGCAGAAACACCAGAAAATGGTGGAGGAACAGCAAGAGATCGAAGACACGCATGCCGCCGTGCCGCTTCCCCATCGAAACTTTGATTCCAAGCTCTTTCCCATGCATTTTCCTGTGGAACGGCTGCATCCATATATCCAGTTCCTCATTCAAATCCAACATCGAAAGCGTCCCTGAATCACAAGATCCATCACTTGCTGACATTAGATTCTTCAATAAAGCACTCGACATCTACTAGCACATTCATGTTTCCGACACAAAGCTCGACCGTTCCGCATCCACTTATGCTTCTCAAGGCCTGCGTCAGCCTATCAGAATCCAGCCATGAAGCTGAAGGCACGTCAATTCATTCTCGCATGGCTGTCATGATTTGGGTTTTTTTGCATGGATTTCCTCTTAAAtctcaaattttatataaatatccttccaaaattgatatctgcataccctcataaaaaccttatttttactattttatatttttattcttatttatatatatatatatatatatatatatatctatctgTACCATCCAAtactgttaaaaaattaacagtttcaaatttaataactaaaatactcttaataGATAGATGtgcaagaaaaaatatttataaaataatcgtgatggaggataaaaaaataattttaaaattttattttatatttaattaaaataaatatggttttttattaatggtgttagaatGACTGTTATATTAAGAGCATTTGTTTAAAACAGTATTTTAGAAaggtatagaaataaatataaattttaaaaatggatatttacgtaaatttgaattttagaaggatattaatgcaaaaaaaaaacttatttttttattataaaaatgtACTCTAGGCTCTTTAGCCTCTGCTGGAGTTTTCACTGAGAATTTGATGGTTTCTTGTTATGGTTATATTATATTGCTTGGTTTCCGTTCGGATGTTTCTACAAAATATGGAGAACCGAGTTCTGCTGGTTGTGAATGCCACTTCATGGAGTTCCATGAATAATAATGGCCTTGGCATGCATGGATTTGGGAAGGAAGCTCTAATGGCTTCCTTTGGAATGTTGAAGAGAGGTATTGCTCCTGATGATATCTGCTTCCTTTCTGGTATTAGCTTCTTGCGGTCATTGTGGCTTGATTAGTGAAGGGGTGACGCAATTTGGGGTTTAACTGAAACTGGAGCATTGAGCCAGAATGTGTTGATGGAACCAGAATGCACTCACTGCAGTGAGGTGAAGGCTTTCCTTGGAGCATGTAGAATTTGTGGGCACCTGGAAATGGGGAAGATACTTGGGGATTGCTTGGTGCGAACAGAATGGACAATTGCAGGATATTACAAGCTTCTATTGGGTCTTTATGCAGGCAAGTACCGTTGGGACCAGGAGATGAAGATCCGAAGCGTGATGGAGGAAAAGAAAGCAGAAGGTATTGCTGGATGTAGTTTAATTGAGCTGAACAGATAGGTTTGTGACGAAGATACTATGataaagataagaaatcctTGTGAACACAAAACATgatattcaagttatttggCACTTACAGGATTTAACAATTACAAATTCAGCAGTGAGAGGTTCCCGGAAGACTCCATTGCAGGCTGTTCCATAGATGATGTGGAATACATCCTTAAAAAGGTGTAGAGATTGGATTCTGAGATAAATGATCAATCTTCTTTCTTGATGTGTATAATGAGTGGAAGAGTAGAACCTAAGCACAGTGAAGTAGAACTTCAGCATTACATGTATAAGAAATTATATTCCCTGGCTCATCAATAAAGGATCAAGGATCTCAGAAACAGAAATGGTTGAGGAGCAATTTGACCTCCTTTGAAATTGGCAGTCCACAAATTATTATTTCCAACTTGCATGGTCATTGCTTCATTGAGTCACCAGAACATaaggaaataagaaattggAGTTTTTGACCTGAAACTGAAACATATCTGGAATGGGACACtggatccctttttttttttttggaaggaatAAGGGATTATGAAAACTCTATTACATGTGCCTGTTGACGGATAAGTTCTGATACTAATTCAATctgctt
This window of the Phoenix dactylifera cultivar Barhee BC4 unplaced genomic scaffold, palm_55x_up_171113_PBpolish2nd_filt_p 000412F, whole genome shotgun sequence genome carries:
- the LOC103719375 gene encoding tubulin beta chain-like codes for the protein MREILHIQAGQCGNQIGSKFWEVVCDEHGIDKKGIYAGNSPHQLERVNVYYNEASGGRYVPRAVLMDLEPGTMDALRTGPYGKIFRPDNFVFGQSGAGNNWAKGHYTEGAELIDSVLDVVRKEAENCDCLQGFQVCHSLGGGTGSGMGTLLISKIREEYPDRMMLTFSVFPSPKVSDTVVEPYNATLSVHQLVENADECMVLDNEALYDICFRTLKLTNPSFGDLNHLISTTMSGVTCCLRFPGQLNSDLRKLAVNLIPFPRLHFFMVGFTPLTSRGSQQYRALTIPELTQQMWDARNMMCAADPRHGRYLTASAMFRGRMSTKEVDEQMIAVQNKNSSYFVEWIPNNVKSSVCDVPPAGMTMSATFMGNSTSIQEMFKRVSEQFTVMFRRKAFLHWYTGEGMDEMEFTEAESNMNDLVSEYQQYQDAAADEEDLGAEELEED